Proteins encoded in a region of the Pseudomonas denitrificans (nom. rej.) genome:
- a CDS encoding general stress protein: MAEHRGGKGNFAEDPQRASEAGRKGGQHSGGNFKNDPARASDAGRKGGQRSHSGH, encoded by the coding sequence ATGGCCGAACATAGAGGCGGTAAAGGCAACTTTGCAGAAGACCCCCAACGTGCTTCCGAAGCCGGCAGGAAAGGCGGCCAGCACAGTGGCGGCAACTTCAAGAATGATCCGGCGCGCGCATCCGACGCGGGCCGCAAGGGAGGTCAGCGCAGCCACAGCGGCCACTGA
- the ssuD gene encoding FMNH2-dependent alkanesulfonate monooxygenase, giving the protein MSLDIFWFLPTSGDTRYLGHSSSGRPATNEYMRQIAVAADQLGYDGLLIPTGSSCLDPWVTAASLVPVTQRIKLLVALRTSLGNPTASARQAATLDQASGGRLLLNVVPGGDSTELEADGVFLSHDERYAASDEFLTIWRRLLSGETVDFAGKHLKVNGAQNFFPPVQKPYPPLYFGGSSPAAHDLAAKHVDAYLTWGEPPAAVAEKIADVRERAARQGRTVRFGVRLHVIVRETNEKAWAAADELISHLDDATIAAAQSNYAKMDSVGQQRMAALHGGDRNKLEVAPNLWAGVGLVRGGAGTALVGDPQTVAERLLEYAALGVDSFVLSGYPHLEEAYRFAELVFPLLPGKGRVTVDGVLTGGAFDVRAGREKTTEAAA; this is encoded by the coding sequence ATGAGTCTCGATATTTTCTGGTTCCTGCCGACTTCCGGCGACACCCGCTACCTGGGCCATTCCAGCAGCGGCCGCCCGGCCACCAACGAATACATGCGGCAGATCGCCGTGGCCGCCGACCAGCTCGGCTATGACGGCCTGCTGATCCCCACCGGCAGCAGCTGTCTCGACCCGTGGGTAACGGCTGCCAGCCTGGTGCCGGTCACCCAGCGCATCAAGCTGCTGGTTGCCCTGCGCACCTCGCTGGGCAACCCCACCGCCTCGGCGCGCCAGGCCGCGACCCTGGACCAGGCCAGCGGTGGTCGCTTGCTGCTCAATGTCGTGCCCGGCGGCGACAGCACCGAACTGGAGGCTGACGGCGTATTCCTTAGCCATGATGAGCGTTACGCCGCTTCTGACGAGTTCCTGACCATCTGGCGCCGTCTGCTGTCAGGTGAAACCGTGGACTTCGCCGGCAAGCATCTGAAGGTCAACGGCGCACAGAATTTCTTCCCGCCCGTGCAGAAACCCTACCCACCGCTCTACTTCGGCGGCTCCTCCCCCGCCGCACATGACCTGGCTGCCAAGCACGTGGATGCCTACCTGACCTGGGGCGAGCCGCCTGCCGCCGTGGCCGAGAAGATCGCCGACGTGCGCGAACGCGCGGCGCGCCAGGGGCGTACGGTTCGCTTCGGTGTGCGCCTGCATGTCATCGTTCGCGAGACCAACGAGAAAGCCTGGGCCGCCGCGGACGAGCTGATCAGCCACCTGGATGACGCCACCATCGCCGCCGCGCAATCCAACTACGCGAAGATGGATTCGGTCGGTCAGCAGCGCATGGCTGCGCTGCATGGCGGTGATCGCAACAAGCTGGAAGTGGCGCCGAACCTCTGGGCCGGTGTCGGGCTGGTGCGCGGTGGCGCCGGCACGGCGCTGGTGGGTGATCCGCAAACCGTTGCCGAACGCTTGCTGGAGTACGCCGCGCTGGGCGTCGACAGCTTCGTGCTGTCGGGTTATCCGCATCTGGAAGAGGCTTATCGCTTCGCCGAACTGGTGTTCCCGCTGCTGCCCGGCAAGGGCCGCGTGACGGTGGACGGCGTACTTACCGGCGGCGCCTTCGACGTACGTGCCGGGCGCGAGAAAACCACGGAAGCGGCCGCCTGA
- a CDS encoding bifunctional diguanylate cyclase/phosphodiesterase: MNTHVTRLAAPREISAQRTVTWHLTLFILILIGALGVSGAVMGHIAALQDEMAREQTRFYAGKALQNRIAASESLIRTYAFWNDAYRYLNPPLNADWAYREDNVGPLLYTANEYEMVCVLNQAGEEYVMRDGQPTRSHCTREMPVNLDELRDAATVAARRDAVVTRYVTLGDQPAIATAALVRPTRANPPLDGPLMIFVDRLTPAKLQKIARDFGLIALQVRADDVRVSDGSAVDLGDSGFELSWRTPTPGSDMLHRMAGVWAAVVLLVFIFLVWLIRASLTNARVVDHYQRSLKSTNQALETSEQRFKAVAEASSDWIWETDESFRLTYLSARFETLTGYRIDDWIGRRIDDLITCDTTSLVAWLEKIPQEGHSTTLTCGFRDAHGLRRICKFTASGAGGLGYRGTSADITHEVEAHARIQHLSLHDALTGLPNRAKLASFMDDLLGSGREEQLAVLMLDLDRFKPINDTLGHPAGDAVLQIVAERLRDSIRGEDLVARLGGDEFVIVDSQSQGRDDAEAFCRRLVTIINQPIEYNGNLLHIGTSIGIVLSGDAQGDAQNLLRCADVAMYEAKTAGRNAWRFYSEHMDLQLKARKRSETELREALREGQLELYYQPRYRIGDLAIVSAEALLRWNHPSRGLVGPEEFIKLAEESDLIIDIGEWVLAQACREAAGWPGSMLVSVNISPSQFTHADIVSQVKRALVDSGLAAERLELEVTENTMLGDVECALLTMQALKELGVKLNMDDFGTGYSSLGYLRAYPFDSIKIDRRFVATLDTTGRDRSIVQAIIGLGRALNLAVTAEGVETEDQLRILEDEQCGEVQGFLFSEAVDRKSLARLLEKAQVAAG; this comes from the coding sequence ATGAATACCCATGTCACCCGGCTTGCCGCGCCACGCGAGATATCCGCCCAGCGCACTGTCACCTGGCATCTGACGCTGTTCATCCTGATCCTGATCGGGGCGCTGGGGGTGAGCGGGGCGGTAATGGGGCACATCGCAGCGCTGCAGGATGAGATGGCCCGGGAGCAGACACGGTTCTACGCCGGCAAGGCACTGCAGAACCGCATCGCCGCCTCGGAATCCCTGATCCGCACCTACGCCTTCTGGAATGACGCCTACCGGTACCTCAATCCGCCGCTCAACGCTGACTGGGCGTACCGCGAGGACAACGTCGGCCCGCTGCTGTACACCGCCAACGAGTACGAGATGGTCTGTGTGCTCAACCAGGCCGGCGAGGAGTACGTGATGCGCGACGGCCAGCCGACGCGCAGCCACTGCACCCGCGAGATGCCGGTGAACCTCGACGAGCTGCGCGATGCCGCTACGGTGGCGGCGCGGCGTGACGCGGTGGTAACGCGTTATGTGACCCTGGGCGATCAACCAGCCATTGCCACCGCCGCACTGGTTCGCCCCACACGAGCCAACCCGCCGCTGGACGGCCCGTTGATGATCTTCGTCGACCGGCTCACCCCCGCAAAACTGCAGAAGATCGCGCGGGATTTCGGCCTGATCGCGCTGCAGGTGCGCGCTGACGATGTCCGGGTCAGCGACGGCAGCGCCGTCGACCTGGGTGATTCCGGTTTCGAACTCAGCTGGCGCACCCCCACGCCCGGCAGCGACATGCTGCATCGAATGGCCGGCGTGTGGGCGGCCGTGGTGCTGCTGGTGTTCATCTTCCTGGTCTGGCTGATCCGCGCTTCGCTGACCAACGCGCGGGTAGTCGATCACTATCAGCGCAGCCTGAAGAGCACCAATCAGGCGCTGGAAACCAGTGAACAGCGCTTCAAGGCTGTTGCCGAGGCCAGTTCCGACTGGATATGGGAAACCGACGAGAGCTTCCGGCTGACCTATCTTTCCGCGCGCTTCGAGACATTGACCGGCTACCGCATCGATGATTGGATCGGGCGGCGGATCGATGACCTGATCACCTGCGACACGACGAGCCTGGTCGCCTGGCTGGAGAAGATTCCCCAGGAAGGCCACTCCACCACGCTGACCTGCGGGTTTCGCGACGCCCACGGGCTGCGGCGCATCTGCAAGTTCACGGCGTCCGGTGCGGGCGGGCTCGGTTATCGCGGCACCAGCGCCGACATCACCCACGAGGTCGAAGCCCACGCGCGTATCCAGCACCTGTCGCTGCACGACGCCCTGACCGGGCTGCCCAACCGCGCCAAGCTCGCCAGTTTCATGGATGACCTGCTGGGCAGCGGTCGCGAGGAGCAACTGGCCGTGCTGATGCTCGACCTGGATCGCTTCAAGCCCATCAACGACACGCTCGGCCACCCGGCCGGCGATGCCGTGCTGCAGATAGTCGCCGAGCGCCTGCGCGATTCGATCCGCGGCGAGGACCTGGTGGCGCGCCTGGGCGGCGACGAGTTCGTCATCGTCGACAGCCAGTCCCAGGGGCGCGATGACGCCGAGGCTTTCTGCCGACGCCTGGTGACCATCATCAATCAGCCCATCGAGTACAACGGCAACCTGCTGCACATCGGCACCAGCATTGGCATCGTGCTCTCGGGCGATGCCCAGGGCGACGCCCAGAACCTGCTGCGCTGCGCGGACGTGGCGATGTACGAAGCCAAGACCGCCGGACGCAACGCCTGGCGCTTCTATTCCGAGCACATGGACCTGCAACTGAAGGCGCGCAAGCGCAGCGAGACAGAACTGCGCGAGGCCCTGCGCGAGGGCCAGCTGGAGCTGTACTACCAGCCGCGCTACCGCATCGGTGACCTGGCCATCGTCTCCGCCGAGGCGCTGCTGCGCTGGAATCACCCCTCGCGCGGGTTGGTGGGGCCGGAGGAGTTCATCAAGCTGGCCGAGGAGAGCGACCTGATCATCGATATCGGCGAATGGGTGCTCGCGCAGGCTTGCCGCGAGGCGGCCGGTTGGCCGGGTTCGATGCTGGTGTCGGTGAACATCTCGCCCAGCCAGTTCACCCACGCCGACATCGTCAGTCAGGTAAAACGGGCGCTGGTGGACTCGGGACTGGCCGCCGAGCGGCTGGAACTGGAGGTCACCGAGAACACCATGCTGGGCGACGTGGAGTGCGCGCTGCTGACCATGCAGGCGCTCAAGGAACTGGGCGTGAAGCTGAACATGGACGACTTCGGCACCGGCTACTCGTCCCTGGGCTACTTGCGCGCGTACCCGTTCGACAGCATCAAGATCGACCGGCGCTTCGTTGCCACCCTCGACACCACCGGCCGCGACCGTTCCATCGTCCAGGCCATCATCGGCCTGGGCAGGGCGCTGAACCTGGCAGTCACTGCCGAGGGCGTGGAAACCGAAGATCAGCTGCGCATCCTCGAAGACGAGCAATGTGGCGAAGTGCAAGGCTTTCTGTTCAGCGAAGCGGTGGACCGGAAAAGCCTGGCTCGCCTGTTGGAGAAAGCCCAGGTGGCGGCAGGTTAG
- a CDS encoding LacI family DNA-binding transcriptional regulator: MASQTPRKRRGAGRVTLTAVAERAGVSAISVSRYFNQPAQLSDDLRERIGAAVEELGYVPNQVAGGLASARGRVVGMVVPNISGPIFADTIQAFSDTLAAHGYQLLLASSYFSEDKEESAVRAFLGWNPAALVLTSHFHSAATEKLIAGADMPVVEVWDYQPERAPIQVGFSHYQVGVDAVRHLHGKGYRRITFVQNSAPGDFSALDRRDGYADTLRELGGEPWMFVPTESAPFEAGRQAMEALMARGAQRPEAIIFANDNLAAGGLLAGQRAGLKIPEDCAVLGFGDYPFAPMLLPSLSTIKPPAREIGEIAALRVLQSIGVVPLEGAVERLNLLSCRVLERESA, translated from the coding sequence TTGGCCAGTCAGACACCCCGAAAGCGCCGCGGCGCAGGACGCGTAACGCTGACCGCGGTCGCCGAACGCGCGGGCGTTTCCGCCATCAGCGTGTCGCGCTATTTCAACCAGCCGGCGCAGCTGTCGGATGACCTGCGCGAGCGGATCGGCGCGGCGGTGGAGGAGTTGGGCTACGTGCCCAACCAGGTGGCTGGCGGGCTGGCTTCGGCGCGGGGCAGGGTAGTGGGGATGGTGGTGCCGAACATTTCCGGGCCGATCTTCGCCGACACCATCCAGGCTTTCAGCGACACCCTGGCCGCCCACGGCTACCAGTTGCTGCTGGCCTCCAGCTACTTCTCCGAGGACAAGGAAGAAAGCGCCGTGCGCGCCTTCCTCGGCTGGAACCCGGCGGCGCTGGTGCTCACCAGCCACTTCCACAGCGCCGCCACCGAAAAGCTGATCGCGGGCGCGGACATGCCGGTGGTGGAGGTCTGGGACTACCAGCCCGAGCGCGCGCCGATCCAGGTCGGGTTTTCTCATTATCAGGTCGGGGTGGATGCGGTGCGCCATCTGCACGGCAAGGGTTATCGACGCATTACCTTCGTGCAGAACAGCGCGCCCGGTGACTTCAGTGCCCTGGACCGTCGCGACGGCTACGCCGATACCCTGCGCGAACTGGGCGGCGAGCCGTGGATGTTCGTGCCCACCGAAAGCGCGCCCTTCGAAGCCGGGCGGCAGGCCATGGAAGCGCTGATGGCGCGGGGGGCGCAGCGGCCGGAGGCGATCATCTTCGCCAACGACAACCTCGCCGCCGGCGGCCTGCTGGCCGGTCAGCGCGCCGGCTTGAAGATTCCCGAGGATTGCGCGGTGCTGGGTTTTGGCGACTACCCCTTCGCGCCGATGCTGCTGCCTAGCCTGTCCACCATCAAACCGCCGGCCCGCGAGATCGGCGAGATCGCCGCGTTGCGGGTGTTGCAGTCGATTGGCGTGGTGCCGCTGGAGGGAGCGGTGGAGCGGCTGAACCTGCTCAGTTGCCGGGTACTGGAACGCGAAAGCGCCTGA
- a CDS encoding TonB-dependent receptor gives MQSQQRGTLGRPQFTGRRSALALGIASVIGALACSVQAAETSHGDNQSADAAPTLKAVTVTATRREESLQKVPVAVSVIDGEQLERDNRNNVSSIVQQVPTLNFRTGASNKDTSLFVRGVGTISTSPGVEPSVSTVIDGVVLGRPGQATLDLLDVERIEVLRGPQGTLFGKNASAGVLNVVTREVPDETTGYIDYSHFGGGNENRTRFGIGGTLIPGKLKASVTTLLGSYDGNVDNVYNGHEVNGYNRAGARTKFEITPNDDLKVTLIADYMKGNDDSPSGVITSTSSAAFASALRPVTADSDNRKINSDYRTHVDDTNKGLSAQLDWNLGDYTLTSISAWRGWDNTQWQDGDRLSQVTASIPSSHDKGELNYDQYSQELRLASPKGEFLEYVGGLYYMHAVDDETYRRVVTSTTAQNTGVADYSTRSDTYAVFGESTLNFTDDFRGIAGLRYTHDDLEYDHRRRSTSATAVTGIQPSTSSSGSTDEDGWSGRLGLQYDLSEQLTSYITYSRGYKGPAYNVFFNMQPRDTEALKPETSNSWEAGLKATALDNRLTANLAVFHTVYDNYQANFYDTVAGQVVTRLINAGKVKTEGAELDFSYQATRQLKVSGAVAYTKARIDSFACPAGAAAACNVDGKPLPFSPDWKSYVRADYSIPLDNGLDVELGTDYSWQDKVQYDLSQNPDTIQGAYGLWGASIALADYNDGWRVALLGKNLTDKSYSPLLATGGSYVYRMVPRDDGRYFGVELRKDF, from the coding sequence ATGCAATCGCAACAACGGGGGACGCTCGGCCGTCCACAATTCACTGGCCGGCGCAGCGCACTGGCGCTGGGCATCGCCAGCGTGATCGGCGCTCTGGCCTGCAGCGTGCAGGCAGCCGAAACCAGCCATGGCGACAACCAGTCCGCCGATGCGGCGCCGACATTGAAAGCCGTGACTGTCACCGCCACCCGCCGCGAAGAGTCGCTGCAGAAGGTGCCGGTGGCCGTCTCGGTGATCGATGGTGAGCAACTGGAACGCGACAACCGCAACAACGTGTCGAGCATCGTCCAGCAGGTACCGACCCTGAACTTCCGCACCGGCGCCTCGAACAAGGACACCTCGCTGTTCGTCCGCGGCGTGGGCACCATCTCCACCTCCCCCGGCGTCGAGCCGAGCGTGTCGACGGTGATCGACGGCGTGGTGCTCGGCCGTCCCGGCCAGGCGACCCTGGACCTGCTCGACGTCGAGCGCATCGAAGTGCTGCGCGGCCCACAGGGCACGCTGTTCGGCAAGAACGCGTCGGCCGGCGTGCTCAACGTGGTCACCCGCGAGGTGCCGGACGAAACCACCGGCTACATCGACTACTCGCATTTTGGCGGCGGCAACGAGAACCGCACCCGCTTCGGCATCGGCGGCACGCTGATCCCCGGCAAGCTCAAGGCCAGCGTCACCACCCTGCTGGGCAGCTACGACGGCAACGTGGACAACGTCTACAACGGCCACGAGGTGAACGGCTACAACCGCGCCGGCGCGCGCACGAAGTTCGAGATCACCCCGAACGACGACCTCAAGGTCACCCTGATCGCCGACTACATGAAGGGCAACGATGACAGCCCCAGCGGCGTCATCACCAGCACTTCGAGCGCGGCATTCGCCAGTGCCCTGCGCCCGGTGACGGCGGACAGCGACAACCGCAAGATCAACAGCGACTACCGCACCCACGTCGACGACACCAACAAGGGCCTGTCGGCGCAACTGGACTGGAACCTGGGCGACTACACCCTGACCTCCATCAGCGCCTGGCGCGGCTGGGACAACACTCAGTGGCAGGATGGCGATCGTCTTTCCCAGGTCACCGCGAGCATCCCCAGCTCCCACGACAAGGGTGAGCTGAACTACGACCAGTATTCCCAGGAACTGCGCCTCGCCTCTCCCAAGGGTGAGTTCCTCGAATACGTCGGCGGCCTCTACTACATGCACGCCGTTGACGACGAGACCTACCGCCGCGTGGTGACCTCTACCACCGCGCAGAACACTGGCGTGGCCGACTACAGCACGCGCAGCGACACCTATGCAGTGTTCGGCGAGAGCACGCTGAACTTCACCGATGACTTCCGCGGCATCGCCGGCCTGCGCTACACCCACGACGACCTGGAATACGACCATCGCCGCCGCTCCACCTCGGCCACGGCGGTGACCGGCATCCAGCCGTCCACCTCCAGCTCCGGCTCCACCGATGAAGACGGCTGGTCCGGCCGCCTGGGCCTGCAGTATGACCTCAGCGAGCAGTTGACCAGCTACATCACCTACTCGCGTGGCTACAAGGGCCCGGCCTACAACGTGTTCTTCAACATGCAGCCGCGCGACACCGAGGCGCTCAAGCCGGAGACCTCCAACTCCTGGGAGGCGGGCCTGAAGGCCACTGCGCTGGACAACCGCCTGACCGCCAACCTCGCGGTGTTCCACACCGTTTACGACAACTACCAGGCGAACTTCTACGACACCGTCGCCGGCCAGGTGGTGACCCGCCTGATCAACGCCGGCAAGGTGAAGACCGAGGGCGCCGAGCTGGACTTCAGCTACCAGGCGACCCGCCAGCTGAAGGTCTCCGGCGCCGTTGCCTACACCAAGGCGCGCATCGACAGCTTCGCCTGCCCGGCCGGTGCGGCCGCTGCCTGCAACGTCGACGGCAAGCCGCTGCCCTTCTCGCCGGACTGGAAGAGCTACGTGCGCGCCGACTACAGCATCCCGCTGGACAACGGCCTGGATGTGGAGCTCGGCACGGACTACAGCTGGCAGGACAAGGTGCAGTACGACCTCAGCCAGAACCCCGACACCATCCAGGGCGCCTACGGCCTGTGGGGCGCCAGCATCGCCCTGGCCGACTACAACGACGGCTGGCGCGTCGCCCTGCTGGGCAAGAACCTCACCGACAAGTCCTATTCGCCCCTGCTGGCCACGGGCGGCAGCTACGTCTACCGCATGGTGCCGCGGGACGACGGCCGCTACTTCGGCGTCGAGTTGCGCAAGGATTTCTGA
- the epsC gene encoding serine O-acetyltransferase EpsC codes for MNDANRLNENGPVNWQLAQIVEDLRGARNEWRSRTGRHPEQGGRELPSRQSIEEVVERLASALFPMRLGPNDLREESEDFFVGHTLDAALNALLVQARLELRYSARQRGDVVDGRVDEHAVVLVRDFARALPEMRRLLDADVMAAYQGDPAARSVDEVLLCYPGVVAIIHHRLAHHLYNAGLPLLARIISELAHSATGIDIHPGAQIGSSFFIDHGTGVVIGETAIIGKQVRIYQAVTLGAKRFTSDETGQLHKGEPRHPIVEDEVVIYAGATILGRVTIGKGSTIGGNVWLTRSVPPGSQVSQASLQHDESRCGKD; via the coding sequence ATGAACGACGCCAATCGACTGAACGAGAATGGCCCGGTGAACTGGCAACTGGCGCAGATCGTCGAGGACCTGCGTGGCGCGCGCAATGAATGGCGCAGCCGCACGGGCCGCCACCCGGAGCAGGGCGGTCGCGAACTGCCTTCGCGCCAGTCCATCGAGGAAGTGGTGGAGCGCCTGGCCAGCGCGCTGTTCCCCATGCGCCTTGGCCCGAACGACCTGCGCGAAGAGAGCGAGGACTTCTTCGTCGGCCATACCCTGGACGCCGCGCTGAATGCGCTGCTGGTACAGGCCCGGCTGGAGCTGCGCTACAGCGCGCGGCAGCGCGGTGATGTGGTGGACGGCCGGGTCGATGAGCATGCCGTGGTGCTGGTGCGCGACTTCGCACGCGCGCTGCCGGAGATGCGCAGGCTGCTCGACGCCGACGTGATGGCCGCCTACCAGGGCGATCCTGCTGCACGCAGCGTTGACGAGGTACTGCTGTGCTACCCGGGCGTGGTGGCGATCATTCACCACCGCCTCGCGCATCATCTGTACAACGCCGGCCTGCCGCTGCTGGCGCGGATCATCTCGGAGCTGGCGCACTCGGCGACCGGCATCGACATCCACCCTGGCGCGCAGATCGGCAGCAGCTTCTTCATCGACCATGGCACCGGTGTGGTGATCGGAGAAACCGCGATCATCGGCAAACAGGTGCGCATCTATCAGGCCGTGACCCTGGGTGCGAAGCGCTTTACCTCCGACGAAACCGGCCAGCTGCACAAGGGCGAACCGCGCCACCCGATCGTCGAGGACGAAGTGGTGATCTACGCCGGCGCCACCATTCTCGGCCGCGTGACCATCGGCAAGGGCTCGACCATCGGCGGCAACGTCTGGCTGACCCGCAGCGTTCCGCCGGGCAGCCAGGTCAGCCAGGCCAGCCTGCAGCACGATGAGAGCCGTTGCGGAAAGGACTGA
- the dapA gene encoding 4-hydroxy-tetrahydrodipicolinate synthase yields the protein MSNFRGIWVALVTPFRDGAVDYPALQGLVAQLLEQGVAGFVVCGTTGEAAALSHEEQLEVLDAVLQWVPAQQVIMGLAGNNQRELLTFLQDIQRRPVAGVLVPAPYYIRPSQAGLEAFFRTVADAASVPVVLYDIPYRTGARIERETLRRIVRHPNIVAIKDCAGDVETTLALIADGQVEVLTGEDLQIYTNLCLGGAGAISASSHVRADLYVKMFRQMEEGDLISARRTFYRLLPWMQAAFAEPNPAAVKGALALQGLIANEVREPMQACTPTTLERLKSVLEDLAD from the coding sequence ATGTCGAATTTTCGTGGAATCTGGGTGGCACTGGTCACTCCCTTTCGTGATGGTGCGGTGGACTATCCGGCGCTGCAGGGGCTGGTGGCGCAATTGCTGGAACAGGGCGTCGCGGGCTTTGTGGTCTGCGGCACCACGGGCGAGGCGGCCGCGCTGAGCCATGAAGAACAGCTGGAAGTGCTCGATGCCGTGTTGCAGTGGGTGCCCGCGCAGCAGGTGATCATGGGGCTGGCAGGCAACAATCAGCGCGAGCTGCTGACCTTCCTGCAGGACATTCAGCGCCGCCCAGTGGCGGGCGTGCTGGTGCCGGCGCCGTACTACATCCGCCCATCCCAGGCCGGGTTGGAGGCGTTCTTCCGCACCGTGGCCGACGCCGCCAGCGTCCCGGTGGTGCTCTACGACATTCCCTACCGCACCGGCGCGCGCATCGAGCGCGAGACGCTGCGTCGTATCGTGCGCCATCCGAACATCGTGGCGATCAAGGATTGCGCGGGCGATGTGGAAACCACCCTGGCGTTGATTGCGGACGGCCAGGTTGAGGTGCTCACCGGCGAAGACCTGCAGATCTACACCAACCTCTGCCTGGGCGGCGCCGGCGCCATCTCGGCTTCTTCCCATGTGCGCGCCGATCTCTACGTGAAGATGTTCCGGCAGATGGAAGAGGGCGACCTGATCTCCGCGCGACGTACGTTCTACCGGCTGTTGCCGTGGATGCAGGCGGCTTTCGCCGAGCCCAACCCTGCCGCCGTGAAAGGTGCGCTGGCGCTCCAGGGGTTGATCGCCAACGAGGTGCGCGAACCGATGCAGGCTTGCACGCCGACAACGCTGGAGCGTCTGAAAAGCGTGCTGGAGGACTTGGCCGACTAG
- a CDS encoding phosphoribosyltransferase: protein MPSPRYTNRRHAGIALAMVLRDMPLVAPLVLALPRGGVPVAKEIARILGAPLDVLLVRKIGAPGNEEFALGAIVDGPEPNWVVDEQMIERFDPPPEWFEQQVLEQIRELERRRVLYRGVKAPAQLEDRDLIVVDDGLATGSSMRAALKCLRAQHPHKVVLAVPVGPAETVQKLRDEVDALVCLDTPSPFRAVGDHYRDFHPLSDQEVIDLLAK, encoded by the coding sequence ATGCCCAGTCCGCGCTACACCAACCGCCGCCACGCCGGAATCGCCCTGGCGATGGTCCTGCGCGACATGCCCCTGGTCGCCCCGCTGGTCCTCGCCCTGCCCCGTGGCGGCGTGCCGGTTGCCAAGGAGATCGCCCGCATCCTCGGCGCCCCGCTGGACGTGCTGCTGGTGCGCAAGATCGGCGCGCCGGGCAACGAGGAGTTCGCCCTCGGCGCCATCGTCGATGGCCCCGAGCCGAACTGGGTGGTGGACGAGCAGATGATCGAGCGCTTCGACCCGCCGCCGGAGTGGTTCGAGCAGCAGGTGCTGGAGCAGATCCGCGAGCTGGAGCGCCGCCGCGTGCTCTACCGCGGCGTGAAGGCTCCGGCGCAACTGGAGGATCGCGACCTGATCGTGGTCGACGACGGCCTCGCCACCGGTAGCAGCATGCGCGCCGCGCTCAAGTGCCTGCGTGCGCAGCACCCGCACAAGGTGGTGCTGGCCGTGCCGGTCGGCCCGGCGGAAACCGTGCAGAAGCTGCGTGATGAGGTGGATGCGCTGGTGTGTCTGGATACCCCGTCGCCGTTCCGCGCGGTGGGCGACCATTACCGCGATTTCCACCCACTCAGCGACCAGGAAGTGATCGACCTGTTGGCCAAGTAA
- a CDS encoding response regulator translates to MQTHDSKMVLVLEERPEQLQRLEDHLLGQGHAVLSALSEEEAIEHLVSSSVIDLFLIDEQLTGPLTGAALIEACLPLRPRMRVLVLSPWAEKGEEGAPYPVLPKSADLDELEGAIQRTLLSPPVQPWMLN, encoded by the coding sequence ATGCAGACACACGACAGCAAGATGGTGCTGGTCCTCGAGGAAAGGCCCGAGCAACTCCAGCGCCTGGAAGACCACCTGCTCGGCCAGGGCCACGCGGTACTCAGCGCTTTAAGCGAGGAAGAAGCCATCGAGCACCTGGTGTCGTCCTCGGTCATCGACCTGTTCCTGATCGACGAGCAACTCACCGGGCCACTGACGGGCGCTGCACTGATCGAAGCCTGCCTGCCGCTGCGCCCGCGCATGCGCGTGCTGGTGCTGTCGCCCTGGGCAGAGAAGGGCGAGGAGGGCGCGCCTTACCCCGTGCTGCCCAAGTCGGCGGACCTCGACGAACTCGAAGGTGCCATTCAGCGCACGCTGCTCAGCCCGCCCGTGCAACCCTGGATGCTGAACTAG